GCAAAAGCTCTCTGGCGGTGAAACGCAGCGTGTACTACTAGCGCGCGCATTGTTAAATCAACCCCAGTTATTAGTTCTGGACGAACCCACCCAGGGCGTGGATGTGAATGGTCAAGTGGCGTTATATGACCTTATTGACCAGTTACGTCGCGAACTGGACTGTGGCGTTTTAATGGTGTCTCACGATCTGCATCTGGTAATGGCAAAAACCGATGAAGTACTTTGCCTTAACCATCACATCTGTTGTTCTGGCACACCAGAAGTCGTTTCCCTGCATCCGGAATTTATTTCGATGTTCGGGCCTCGCGGAGCTGAACAGCTGGGTATTTATCGCCATCATCATAATCACCGCCACGATTTACAGGGGCGAATTGTTCTGCGTCGGGGAAGTGATCGCTCATGATTGAATTATTATTTCCCGGTTGGTTAGCCGGGATTATGCTGGCCTGTGCCGCAGGTCCTTTGGGTTCTTTTGTTGTCTGGCGTCGTATGTCTTATTTCGGCGATACGCTGGCCCATGCGTCTTTACTTGGAGTGGCGTTTGGTCTGTTGCTGGACGTGAATCCCTTCTATGCAGTGATTGCCGTTACGCTGCTGCTGGCGGGCGGTCTGGTATGGCTGGAGAAGCGTCCACAGCTGGCGATCGACACGTTATTGGGAATTATGGCGCACAGTGCCTTGTCGCTGGGCCTGGTCGTTGTCAGTCTGATGTCTAACATTCGCGTTGACTTGATGGCATACCTGTTCGGTGATTTGCTGGCAGTGACGCCGGAAGATCTCATCTCCATCGCCATTGGCGTGGTCATTGTGGTGGCAATTCTGTTCTGGCAATGGCGTAATTTACTGTCGATGACCATTAGCCCGGATCTGGCATTTGTCGATGGTGTGAAATTACAGCGAGTGAAATTGCTGTTGATGCTGGTAACAGCATTGACGATTGGTGTGGCAATGAAATTTGTCGGGGCGTTGATTATTACCTC
The DNA window shown above is from Escherichia sp. E4742 and carries:
- the znuB gene encoding zinc ABC transporter permease subunit ZnuB; this translates as MIELLFPGWLAGIMLACAAGPLGSFVVWRRMSYFGDTLAHASLLGVAFGLLLDVNPFYAVIAVTLLLAGGLVWLEKRPQLAIDTLLGIMAHSALSLGLVVVSLMSNIRVDLMAYLFGDLLAVTPEDLISIAIGVVIVVAILFWQWRNLLSMTISPDLAFVDGVKLQRVKLLLMLVTALTIGVAMKFVGALIITSLLIIPAATARRFARTPEQMAGVAVLVGMIAVTGGLTFSAFYDTPAGPSVVLCAALLFILSMMKKQAS
- the znuC gene encoding zinc ABC transporter ATP-binding protein ZnuC, which produces MTSLVSLENVSVSFGQRRVLSDVSLELKPGKILTLLGPNGAGKSTLVRVVLGLVTPDEGVIKRHGKLRIGYVPQKLYLDTTLPLTVNRFLRLRPRTHKEDILPALKRVQAGHLIDAPMQKLSGGETQRVLLARALLNQPQLLVLDEPTQGVDVNGQVALYDLIDQLRRELDCGVLMVSHDLHLVMAKTDEVLCLNHHICCSGTPEVVSLHPEFISMFGPRGAEQLGIYRHHHNHRHDLQGRIVLRRGSDRS